From the genome of Eublepharis macularius isolate TG4126 chromosome 12, MPM_Emac_v1.0, whole genome shotgun sequence, one region includes:
- the LOC129339554 gene encoding olfactory receptor 10A7-like encodes MDYVQWTNETSITTFIFLGFQSLHQFQLLLFLLFLVVYIATVAGNLLIVTLVAADRHLHTPMYFFLANLSVLETLYSSVITPRLLSDCLSKSRTISLGGCITQLLLYSSLACIECFLLAIMALDRYLAICKPLSYQVIMNFKVCLQLVTASWLIGLSVSSLVVGMVSKLHFCGPNEIDHFICDMNQLTKLSCKKSILAERTVLVSCSIVTLGPFVLIVVSYVYILAAILRIASSSGRQKAFSTCASHLVVVSLYYGTIVIMYVVPTKNQSPAFQKAISLLYTVITPLFNPIIYSLRNQEVQGAFKKLLLHNLGMK; translated from the coding sequence ATGGATTACGTACAATGGACCAATGAGACATCCATCACAACGTTCATCTTTCTGGGATTCCAAAGTCTGCACCAGTTTCAGCTTCTgctatttctgctgtttttaGTGGTCTACATTGCAACAGTAGCTGGCAACCTTCTCATTGTGACTCTAGTAGCGGCCGATCGCCACCTTCACacccccatgtacttcttcctagCCAACCTCTCTGTCTTGGAAACTCTCTATAGCTCAGTTATCACTCCCAGGCTGTTGTCTGATTGCCTGTCAAAAAGTAGGACAATTTCCCTCGGTGGCTGCATCACGCAATTATTATTGTACAGCAGCTTGGCTTGCATTGAATGTTTCCTTCTTGCAATCATGGCGCTTGACCGCTACCTAGCCATATGCAAACCGCTCAGCTACCAGGTCATTATGAACTTCAAAGTTTGTCTCCAGCTAGTCACGGCCTCCTGGCTTATTGGCCTTTCTgtctcttccttggtggttggaATGGTGTCGAAATTACATTTCTGTGGCCCCAACGAAATTGACCATTTTATTTGTGACATGAACCAGCTCACAAAACTCTCCTGCAAGAAAAGTATCCTGGCAGAGAGGACAGTCCTCGTCTCCTGCTCCATCGTGACCTTGGGACCATTTGTGCTCATCGTCGTCTCATACGTGTAcatcctggcagccattttgagaatcGCCTCCTCCTCAGGGAGGCAAAAGGCCTTCTCGACATGCGCGTCACACCTTGTGGTGGTGAGCTTGTATTATGGAACCATTGTTATCATGTATGTGGTACCAACCAAAAACCAGTCGCCAGCTTTCCAGAAAGCGATATCCCTTTTGTACACAGTCATCACTCCGCTGTTTAATCCTATCATCTACAGCCTGCGGAACCAAGAAGTCCAAGGGGCCTTCAAGAAACTTTTGCTGCATAATTTAGGCATGAAATAA
- the LOC129339553 gene encoding olfactory receptor 5V1-like — MANSTTVSEFILMRLSHLPAIRFFLFAVFLLLYLITLVGNGTILLAIGADSHLHNPMYFFLTNLSLLDIFCPTATVPKMLESLLLENKNLSFASCVLQLYILVALTGTEVFLLAAMAYDRYVAISNPLRYTLIMSKKLCLQMVAGTWVTGFLNSLLHMVLTFILPYCKSNAVNQYHCDIPPVLALSCDSTYLAEMVVLILGGIFGVGAFLVTLVSYVYIISTILRIRSTEGKRKAFSTCASHLMAVCLFYGTTIFTYIRPSSSYHQDQDRLVVTILYGVITPMLNPLIYSLRNKEVKGALRRVIAEGAKCSFEKARWHWSK; from the coding sequence ATGGCGAATAGCACGACAGTGTCAGAATTCATCCTCATGCGACTTTCTCATCTCCCAGCCATCCGTTTCTTCTTGTTTGCTGTATTTTTGCTTCTCTATTTAATTACTTTGGTAGGAAATGGTACCATCCTTCTTGCCATTGGAGCTGACTCTCACTTGCACaatcccatgtatttcttcctcaccAACCTGTCCCTCTTGGACATCTTCTGTCCTACAGCTACGGTGCCCAAGATGCTGGAGAGCCTCTTGTTAGAAAACAAAAACCTTTCTTTTGCCAGCTGTGTGCTGCAGCTCTACATCCTAGTAGCTTTGACAGGGACAGAGGTCTTCCTCTTGGCTGCCATGGCATATGACCGCTACGTGGCCATAAGCAACCCCTTGCGATATACACTTATCATGAGCAAGAAGCTCTGCCTTCAGATGGTGGCTGGAACATGGGTCACTGGGTTCCTCAACTCCTTGCTACACATGGTGTTGACCTTCATCCTACCTTACTGCAAATCCAATGCAGTCAATCAGTACCATTGTGACATCCCACCTGTGCTGGCTCTGTCCTGTGATTCGACCTACTTGGCTGAGATGGTTGTCCTtattttggggggcatttttggtGTGGGGGCTTTCCTGGTCACCTTGGTCTCCTACGTCTATATCATCTCCACCATACTGAGGATCCGCTCTACGGAGGGGAAACGCAAAGCCTTCTCTACCTGTGCATCTCACCTCATGGCGGTGTGCCTCTTCTATGGGACCACCATCTTCACCTACATACGGCCTTCTTCCAGCTACCACCAGGACCAAGATAGGCTGGTGGTGACCATCTTATATGGGGTGATTACCCCCATGTTGAACCCCTTGATCTACAGCCTTAGGAACAAAGAGGTGAAGGGGGCATTGAGGAGGGTAATAGCTGAAGGTGCAAAGTGTAGTTTCGAGAAAGCTAGATGGCACTGGAGTAAATAA